A stretch of Miscanthus floridulus cultivar M001 chromosome 13, ASM1932011v1, whole genome shotgun sequence DNA encodes these proteins:
- the LOC136500849 gene encoding uncharacterized protein isoform X4, whose amino-acid sequence MNSTLNSNQHIMEKTVMKLALTPVMDCTTKTYTMTMETFIRKQKCSSAGLTWNTKLKIAAMKLGGFLVYNFMKSWDGVRLPPINIVVISRHALSLSKRTPGASRFHSPRTVRKTMNSSTAGLCVASAVIAITVSLTAVADPLEQDPCLVVVGFALALCMVFHGGMALVFRGVGP is encoded by the exons ATGAATTCGACCCTGAACTCGAACCAACACATAATGGAGAAGACAGTGATGAAGCTGGCATTGACGCCAGTCATGGATTGCACAACGAAGACTTATACGATGACGATGGAAACATTCATACGCAAG CAAAAGTGCTCGAGTGCTGGCCTGACATGGAATACAAAATTAAAGATTGCAGCAAT gaaattaggaggctttcttgtatacaatttcatgaaGTCATGGGATGGTGTAAGATTGCCACCGATCAACATTGTAG TCATCAGTCGTCACGCCCTCTCCCTCTCGAAAAGAACTCCAGGTGCATCTCGGTTCCACTCTCCAC GTACGGTGCGGAAGACGATGAACTCTTCTACAGCTGGCCTGTGCGTCGCCTCCGCGGTCATCGCGATCACCGTCTCCCTCACCGCAGTCGCCGATCCCCTCGAACAAGACCCCTGCCTGGTGGTGGTGGGCTTCGCTCTAGCACTGTGCATGGTCTTCCACGGCGGCATGGCGCTCGTGTTCCGTGGCGTGGGCCCTTGA
- the LOC136500849 gene encoding uncharacterized protein isoform X6 — translation MNSTLNSNQHIMEKTVMKLALTPVMDCTTKTYTMTMETFIRKQKCSSAGLTWNTKLKIAAMKLGGFLVYNFMKSWDGVRLPPINIVGTVRKTMNSSTAGLCVASAVIAITVSLTAVADPLEQDPCLVVVGFALALCMVFHGGMALVFRGVGP, via the exons ATGAATTCGACCCTGAACTCGAACCAACACATAATGGAGAAGACAGTGATGAAGCTGGCATTGACGCCAGTCATGGATTGCACAACGAAGACTTATACGATGACGATGGAAACATTCATACGCAAG CAAAAGTGCTCGAGTGCTGGCCTGACATGGAATACAAAATTAAAGATTGCAGCAAT gaaattaggaggctttcttgtatacaatttcatgaaGTCATGGGATGGTGTAAGATTGCCACCGATCAACATTGTAG GTACGGTGCGGAAGACGATGAACTCTTCTACAGCTGGCCTGTGCGTCGCCTCCGCGGTCATCGCGATCACCGTCTCCCTCACCGCAGTCGCCGATCCCCTCGAACAAGACCCCTGCCTGGTGGTGGTGGGCTTCGCTCTAGCACTGTGCATGGTCTTCCACGGCGGCATGGCGCTCGTGTTCCGTGGCGTGGGCCCTTGA
- the LOC136500849 gene encoding uncharacterized protein isoform X2: MAVAVFLSRSSGWYAVCYTVRSDIAAGERRTRVAVGAETASGGWGRLQRGNDGGTAPIFYEAAIRGSFTVAVDDDGGGGASIVVQGVPSLHRAYKPLLLSASAPTWLRLLCHPRLLQPSRTNYSEMDQITSIILDKENIPPDTHMNDIHVGIGAATIDTGTNYSKMDQTTPVILDNENIPPDAHGNHNHVGIGTTTTTGSALSVANDIANDKMDKRNAQQRKQRAEMTDEQREESKRRHREYQRQYRA; the protein is encoded by the exons ATGGCCGTCGCCGTTTTTTTAAGCCGCAGCTCTGGTTGGTACGCAGTTTGTTACACTGTCCGTTCCGACATCGCAGCCGGGGAGCGACGAACCCGCGTTGCTGTCGGAGCCGAGACGGCGAGCGGTGGTTGGGGCAGGTTGCAGCGGGGCAACGACGGAGGAACTGCTCCGATTTTTTATGAAG CTGCCATCCGTGGCTCCTTCACAGTTGCGGTGGACGACGACGGGGGAGGAGGTGCTTCGATTGTCGTCCAAGGTGTCCCATCTCTCCATCGCGCGTATAAACCGCTGCTCCTTTCAGCATCCGCCCCGACGTGGTTGCGGCTCCTGTGCCATCCGCGGCTCCTTCAGCCATCCA GAACTAATTACTCTGAGATGGACCAAATCACGTCAATTATATTGGACAAGGAAAATATCCCACCAGATACACACATGAATGATATACATGTTGGCATTGGCGCAGCGACCATAGACACAG GTACTAATTACTCTAAGATGGACCAAACCACACCAGTTATACTAGACAATGAAAATATCCCACCAGATGCACATGGAAATCATAACCATGTTGGCATTGGCACCACGACCACAACAGGCAGTGCACTATCTGTGGCCAACG ACATAGCTAACGATAAGATGGACAAAAGGAACGCGCAACAACGGAAACAAAGAGCTGAGATGACTGATGAACAAAGGGAAGAGAGTAAAAGGAGACACCGGGAGTACCAACGTCAATACCGAGCATGA
- the LOC136500849 gene encoding uncharacterized protein isoform X3: MAVAVFLSRSSGWYAVCYTVRSDIAAGERRTRVAVGAETASGGWGRLQRGNDGGTAPIFYEAAIRGSFTVAVDDDGGGGASIVVQGTNYSEMDQITSIILDKENIPPDTHMNDIHVGIGAATIDTGTNYSKMDQTTPVILDNENIPPDAHGNHNHVGIGTTTTTGSALSVANGKDHLDIANDKMDKRNAQQRKQRAEMTDEQREESKRRHREYQRQYRA, translated from the exons ATGGCCGTCGCCGTTTTTTTAAGCCGCAGCTCTGGTTGGTACGCAGTTTGTTACACTGTCCGTTCCGACATCGCAGCCGGGGAGCGACGAACCCGCGTTGCTGTCGGAGCCGAGACGGCGAGCGGTGGTTGGGGCAGGTTGCAGCGGGGCAACGACGGAGGAACTGCTCCGATTTTTTATGAAG CTGCCATCCGTGGCTCCTTCACAGTTGCGGTGGACGACGACGGGGGAGGAGGTGCTTCGATTGTCGTCCAAG GAACTAATTACTCTGAGATGGACCAAATCACGTCAATTATATTGGACAAGGAAAATATCCCACCAGATACACACATGAATGATATACATGTTGGCATTGGCGCAGCGACCATAGACACAG GTACTAATTACTCTAAGATGGACCAAACCACACCAGTTATACTAGACAATGAAAATATCCCACCAGATGCACATGGAAATCATAACCATGTTGGCATTGGCACCACGACCACAACAGGCAGTGCACTATCTGTGGCCAACGGTAAAGATCACCTAG ACATAGCTAACGATAAGATGGACAAAAGGAACGCGCAACAACGGAAACAAAGAGCTGAGATGACTGATGAACAAAGGGAAGAGAGTAAAAGGAGACACCGGGAGTACCAACGTCAATACCGAGCATGA
- the LOC136500849 gene encoding uncharacterized protein isoform X1 yields the protein MNSKHDDYAINFCYTVRSDIAAGERRTRVAVGAETASGGWGRLQRGNDGGTAPIFYEAAIRGSFTVAVDDDGGGGASIVVQGVPSLHRAYKPLLLSASAPTWLRLLCHPRLLQPSRTNYSEMDQITSIILDKENIPPDTHMNDIHVGIGAATIDTGTNYSKMDQTTPVILDNENIPPDAHGNHNHVGIGTTTTTGSALSVANGKDHLDIANDKMDKRNAQQRKQRAEMTDEQREESKRRHREYQRQYRA from the exons ATGAATTCAAAGCATGACGATTATGCAATAAATT TTTGTTACACTGTCCGTTCCGACATCGCAGCCGGGGAGCGACGAACCCGCGTTGCTGTCGGAGCCGAGACGGCGAGCGGTGGTTGGGGCAGGTTGCAGCGGGGCAACGACGGAGGAACTGCTCCGATTTTTTATGAAG CTGCCATCCGTGGCTCCTTCACAGTTGCGGTGGACGACGACGGGGGAGGAGGTGCTTCGATTGTCGTCCAAGGTGTCCCATCTCTCCATCGCGCGTATAAACCGCTGCTCCTTTCAGCATCCGCCCCGACGTGGTTGCGGCTCCTGTGCCATCCGCGGCTCCTTCAGCCATCCA GAACTAATTACTCTGAGATGGACCAAATCACGTCAATTATATTGGACAAGGAAAATATCCCACCAGATACACACATGAATGATATACATGTTGGCATTGGCGCAGCGACCATAGACACAG GTACTAATTACTCTAAGATGGACCAAACCACACCAGTTATACTAGACAATGAAAATATCCCACCAGATGCACATGGAAATCATAACCATGTTGGCATTGGCACCACGACCACAACAGGCAGTGCACTATCTGTGGCCAACGGTAAAGATCACCTAG ACATAGCTAACGATAAGATGGACAAAAGGAACGCGCAACAACGGAAACAAAGAGCTGAGATGACTGATGAACAAAGGGAAGAGAGTAAAAGGAGACACCGGGAGTACCAACGTCAATACCGAGCATGA
- the LOC136500849 gene encoding uncharacterized protein isoform X5 codes for MSMPGDTHDALSDITNITGTNYSEMDQITSIILDKENIPPDTHMNDIHVGIGAATIDTGTNYSKMDQTTPVILDNENIPPDAHGNHNHVGIGTTTTTGSALSVANGKDHLDIANDKMDKRNAQQRKQRAEMTDEQREESKRRHREYQRQYRA; via the exons ATGTCTATGCCCGGAGATACACACGATGCGCTGAGCGATATCACCAACATAACAG GAACTAATTACTCTGAGATGGACCAAATCACGTCAATTATATTGGACAAGGAAAATATCCCACCAGATACACACATGAATGATATACATGTTGGCATTGGCGCAGCGACCATAGACACAG GTACTAATTACTCTAAGATGGACCAAACCACACCAGTTATACTAGACAATGAAAATATCCCACCAGATGCACATGGAAATCATAACCATGTTGGCATTGGCACCACGACCACAACAGGCAGTGCACTATCTGTGGCCAACGGTAAAGATCACCTAG ACATAGCTAACGATAAGATGGACAAAAGGAACGCGCAACAACGGAAACAAAGAGCTGAGATGACTGATGAACAAAGGGAAGAGAGTAAAAGGAGACACCGGGAGTACCAACGTCAATACCGAGCATGA